Within the Polaribacter pectinis genome, the region AATAGCAATTGCTTTTGCTTCTCCAATTCCTTTAAATAGGGTTAATTTTTCTACAGATAATTTTGCCAACTCGTTTATATTACCATCTGCAGATTGCAATATTCTTTTAGACAAAGCTACTGCGCTTTCTTGCCTATTTCCAGATCCAATAAGTATGGCAATTAGCTCAGCATCAGAAAGTGATGTTTTCCCTTTGGAAAGCAGTTTTTCTCTTGGCCTATCATCTAAAGCCCAAGATTTAATGGTTAACTTTTCCATATTTCTTTTTTTTTATAAAAGTACAAAATAGGTTTCAAAATATCTGCTGCAGATTTTAACATGTGTTTACACCAATTAAACTACAATGCAATCAAGGCTTAATAGAAGTTAAGTAAGAGGTTACTTCTGTATTACTTTTGGTAGTTTTTTATTGATAAAGTAGCTTCTTAAAACTACATTAAAAGTTGAAAACTGCCTTTTATTTGTATTTCCACAAAAACTCTTTATATCTTTGCATTCTATTTCTATATTTAAAATATGAAGATTATTATAGCTGGTGCTGGAGACGTTGGTTTTCACTTGGCTAAACTACTTTCTTACGAATCTCAAGATACGTATATAATAGATTTTGATGGTGAAAAGTTAAATTACATTAACAATCATTTAGATGTTATTACTAAAAAAGGTGATGCAACTTCTATAAAACTATTAAAAGAAATTGGAATTGATAAAGCAGATTTATTAATTGCTGTTACAGATAGCCAAAACACAAACTTTACAATTTCTGTAATTGGTAAGTCTTTAGGAGCCAAAAAAACCATTGCAAGAATAGACAACCCAGAGTTTTTAGAAAACTGTGAAGTAGATTTTACACAATTTGGTTTAGACTTTATGATTTCTCCGCAAGAATTAGCTGCCAACGAAATTAAAATGCTCCTAAATCAATCTTCTTTTAATGATACTGTAGAGTTTGAAAGTGGTCTTTTTAATGTTATGGGTACTGCATTAACCTACAAATCTCCATTAATAGATTTAACAGTTAAAGAAGCCAAAGAGAAATTTTCTAGTGTAGATTTTATTACCATTGCTATTAAAAGAGAAAATGTTTCTCAAACCATTATACCACGTGGAGACACTGTATACCAATTAGACGACCAAGTGTATTTTTCTGTACCAAACTACAGCATGAAAGGCTTGTACCCTATTATTGGTAAAAAACAGTTCGAGATTAAAAATGTAATAATTTTAGGAGGAAGTAGTGTTGGCGAAAAAACTGCAAGAAAACTTTGTAAGGAAAATTTTAATGTAAAGTTAATAGAGAAAAACAGAGAAAAGGCAGAGTTATTAGCAGAAGAATTAAGCCATACATTAGTTATTAATGGTGATGGTAGAGATTTAGAGTTGTTAGAAGAAGAAAACATTAGAGAAACAGATGCTTTTATTGCTGTTACTGGTAATTCTGAAACCAACATTATGTCTTGTTTAGTAGCAAAATCTAAAGGGGTTAAAAAAACAATTGCTTTGGTAGAAAATATGGATTATATAGATATTTCTCAAACCATAGGAATACAATCTCTAATTAATAAAAAACTAATTGCTGCTAGTAATATTTTTAGACATATTAGAAAAGGAGAAATACTTGCCTTGGCAAACCTACATAATATAGATGCAGAAGTTTTTGAGTTTGAAGTGCGAGCAAATGCCAAAGTAACCCAAGAACCAATTAAAGATTTACGTTTTCCTAGAGAAGCCGTTTTTGGTGGAATTATTAGAGATGGTAAAGCGTTAATGTCTTTTGGAAACATGCAAATACAAGCAGGAGATAAAGTAATTGTATTCTGTTTACCAGAAGCAATTAGTACTGTAGAAAGTCTTTTTAACTAACATGGGTTCTTTAAACACAAAAATAATTTATCGCTTTTTAGGAATTACAGCCGCCTTAAACGGTTTGTTTATGTTTATAGCATTTCCTTTTAGTGTGTTTAATGATGAAGAGGCAAAATGGGGGATTTTAAATGCAGGAATCATTACTGTTTTTATAGGCCTACTCCTCTACTTCTTTAACAAACCAGACAGCACCAATATTCAAAAAAAAGAAGGATACTTAATTGTAACATTAGGTTGGTTAACACTTTCCATTACAGGAATGTTACCTTATTTATTATCTGGTGCAATACCTAGTGTAACAGATGCTTTTTTTGAAACCATTTCTGGATATTCTACCACAGGTTCTTCTATTTTAACAGATATAGAAGCAATGCCCAAAGGAATTCTTTTTTGGAGAAGTGCCACACATTGGATTGGCGGAATGGGAATTATTGTACTTACCATAGCAATTCTTCCGCTTTTAGGAATTGGAGGTATGCAACTGTTTATGGCAGAAGCTCCTGGCCCATCTGCAGACAAATTACACCCAAGAATTACCGATACTGCAAAACGCCTATATTTAATATATGTAACATTAACTTTTGCACAATTTTTTCTTTTAAAAATTGCTGGTATGACTTGGTTCGACGCCATAAACCATGCCATGGCAACCGTTAGTACTGGTGGTTTTTCTACCAAAGCAGACAGTGTTGCTTTTTATAATGGGCAACCATTAATACAATACATAATTATTGCTTTTATGTTTATTGCAGGTACCAACTTTGTATTGACCTATTTTGCTTTAAAAGGAAAAGTTAGAAAAGTTTTTGAAAGTGAAGAGTTTAAATACTATTTCTTTGGTATTGTAACCGTAACTGCCATTATTTCTGTAATTATTATCTTTTTTCAAGACCCCAATTTAGAAACAATTTTGGCGCATCCAGAAGTTTTAGGTAAAACAGAAAGTGCCTTTAGACATGCCTTATTTATGGTAACTTCTGTAGTTACAACAACAGGTTTTGTTACTGCAGACTTTACCATGTGGAATTTCTTTGCAACGGGTATTTTCTTTGCCCTATTTTTTACAGGTGGTTCTGCAGGTTCTACAAGTGGTGGTGTAAAAGTAGTGAGACATATTGTAATGCTTAAAAACAGTTTTTTAGAATTTAAAAAAGCCTTACACCCCAATGCAATTATACCTGTAAGATATGATGGTAAAACCGTAAGTCAAACCATTGTTTTTAATATTCTTTCGTTCTTTATTATTTACATGCTAATTTTTATCATTGCCTCTGTAATACTTACCTTGTTTGGGTTAGACTTTATGTCAGCATTAGGCGCAGCTGCCTCATCTTTGGGTAATATTGGCCCAGCAATTGGTAGTGTTAGTCCTATAGATAATTTTTCTCATTTATCTATTGCAGCAAAATGGTTCTGCTCATTTTTAATGTTAATAGGGCGTTTAGAACTCTTTACAGTACTTATTTTATTTACGCCTTTCTTTTGGCGCAAGAACTAGTGTTTTTCTAAAATAACTGCAGTAGTAACTCTACAATATTACATCGCAAAACCCTTAAATAAGAACAACTAAACTTGGGGTCTGTTTTGACACATGCTGACACATCCTGACACACTGTGACACATTCTGACACACCCTGACCCACAAAAGCAATTTTTAGAGGGTTTTGTTCGGGTCTCCTTCGGGGTTTGTTCGGGTGAGCTTTGGGTATATATTTTAAAAATGCGTTGTTTGGAGAGAAACCCCGAACAAGAGTCTATGAAGACATACTGCTAAAGGCAATTACTAGCGCTATAAATTACAACCAATAAAGCTACATTACTAGAAAAAAACTTCTAAAGTATCTAGACACAGAGTGTATTAACAATTTTTACTTTTAAAAGTACCCATATTATCTACACCTTGTTTTTTTTGGGCGATAAAACTAATTTGTATTTTAAATTAAGTTTATCTTATTGTTAAATAGCCTATTGCCTTTTTTAGTCTGCTTTTTTTTACTATTTTTAGAGTTCTAAAAAAATCAATAAATTATGAAACAAAACAACTTTCTAAAGATTCTTTTCAGTTTTTTTCTGATTACAAGTTCTTTATTTATGAATGCACAAACAACAATTTATTCTGAAAATTTCACAGGACAGAATGACAAAGGAGCAGTTGGCCCAGCACCAACAACAGATCTAGTTGGTGTAGATTGGACAATTGATGTGTCCTCTGCAGCATTAACAGCTAGTACGGATTGGTTTAAAGTTACATCAGAAGTTTTTGAAGCTAGAGATATAGATGGTGACGCAATTTGGATGTCTCCCTCAATTAATATTACTGGATTTACTGGGGTTTCTTTTAGCTTATCTGCTGCGGAATCCGGAACTATGGAAGCAGCTGATATCTTCAATACAGAATACAGGATCGATGGAGGTGCTTGGACTGCTGCAGATACAAATGGTACCTTAAATGATGACTTTACAAGTGCTACTGTTTCTCAAGCAGGTTTAGCTGGTTCTACTTTAGAAATAAGAGTAACTATGAACAATAATTCAGGTACAGAACTTCAAAGATTAGATGATGTTTTAGTACAAGGTACAGCGTCAACTGCACCAACAGTTGGTTTTGACAATGCAGCAAGTAACCAAACTGAAACTAACGCATCTTTTAATGTAAGTATTCCAGTAACAGTTTCCAATTATGATGGAAATCAAATAGATGTAAGCATCGCTTCATCTGGTACTGCAGAACCTGCAGATTTCACTTTAAATACTGCAACACTTTCTTTTACAGCAGATGGTTCTCAAAATATTTCTTTAGACATCAATCCAGATACAGATGATTTTGATGATGAAACCATTATTTTAACTTTAACAGAAACAAGTGCTGTTACAGGTTTAATTGTTTCACAAGCAACACATACTGTTACAGTAACTGAAGATGAAACAGCACCAAGTATTGGTTTTGATGCTGCTACAAGTTCGGAAAACGAAACAGATGCCACTTTTACAAGTGCAAACATTCCTATTACTGTTTCTAATTATTCTGGAACACAAATAGATATTGATGTAACTGCAACTGTTGGAACTGCAGAAGCTGGAGATTTTACGTTTACATCTCCAACAGCATTGTCTTTTACAGCAGATGGTACACAAAATATTACTTTCTCTATCAACGATGATGCAGATACAGACCCAGAAACTATCATTTTTACAATTACTGAAACAAGTGCTGTTAGTGGTTTAATTATTTCTCAAGCAACACATACAGTTACTATTATTGATGATGAAATACCTCCTCTACCAATAGCTGGAAAGGTTTTTATTACAGAAATTGTTGATGCTGCAAGTACAGCGTTTGAATATTTAGAATTATTTAATAATTCTTCTGAGGCTGTAAGTCTTTACTCAAGTAAATTAGTAAGAGCAGATGCTACTACCAATGCTTCTCAATATGTTTTTGACTTTGGAGTAGATGAACAAACAGCAGATACAGATCTAATTATACCTGCATATGGTTTTTTAATTGTAGCAAGAGGTGGTACTAGATCTGGTTTTAACTCTGACTTTGGAATTACATTAGATGCATCTGTTAATTATAATGGAGGACATTCTAGTAATTTTTTTGGTACAGGTAGAAGATGGAGATTAATGACTGGCGGAACTGCAAATACGGACGACGGAACCTTAATTGACGACACATTAATAGGGTTAGGTACTGAACAAGATTACAAAAATATTTTCACAAATTCCTATGTTGTAGAAGGTGATGTTGCAAATGCAACTCCAGGAGCATTAGAATACTTAATCTACTCTGGTGGAGCTTGGGTAAACTCTGTAGCTTTAGACGGCACAACAACCGCTAAAGACGCTTATATTTACGACGATTTAGTAATTTCTGCAAATACAGAAGCAAACGATATTGGTATTGCAGACACAAAAGGAATTGATGTAAGTGCAGGTAATTCTCTTACCATAAATGGTAATTTAACTTTAGCAGGTTCAGATTCTTATTTACAAGGAAACGGAACAGTACCTTCTGCAGGTGTTGTTAATAGTGCATCTGTAATATTAAAAGGAACTTATACTTCTGGTGGAACAAATCAGTTTTTCTACTTTACAGAAACATACCATAACAATACAACTGGCTTAACAGATGGTTGGAGTTTAATTTCATCACCAACAGTTGGAG harbors:
- the trkA gene encoding Trk system potassium transporter TrkA, which codes for MKIIIAGAGDVGFHLAKLLSYESQDTYIIDFDGEKLNYINNHLDVITKKGDATSIKLLKEIGIDKADLLIAVTDSQNTNFTISVIGKSLGAKKTIARIDNPEFLENCEVDFTQFGLDFMISPQELAANEIKMLLNQSSFNDTVEFESGLFNVMGTALTYKSPLIDLTVKEAKEKFSSVDFITIAIKRENVSQTIIPRGDTVYQLDDQVYFSVPNYSMKGLYPIIGKKQFEIKNVIILGGSSVGEKTARKLCKENFNVKLIEKNREKAELLAEELSHTLVINGDGRDLELLEEENIRETDAFIAVTGNSETNIMSCLVAKSKGVKKTIALVENMDYIDISQTIGIQSLINKKLIAASNIFRHIRKGEILALANLHNIDAEVFEFEVRANAKVTQEPIKDLRFPREAVFGGIIRDGKALMSFGNMQIQAGDKVIVFCLPEAISTVESLFN
- a CDS encoding T9SS type A sorting domain-containing protein; the encoded protein is MNAQTTIYSENFTGQNDKGAVGPAPTTDLVGVDWTIDVSSAALTASTDWFKVTSEVFEARDIDGDAIWMSPSINITGFTGVSFSLSAAESGTMEAADIFNTEYRIDGGAWTAADTNGTLNDDFTSATVSQAGLAGSTLEIRVTMNNNSGTELQRLDDVLVQGTASTAPTVGFDNAASNQTETNASFNVSIPVTVSNYDGNQIDVSIASSGTAEPADFTLNTATLSFTADGSQNISLDINPDTDDFDDETIILTLTETSAVTGLIVSQATHTVTVTEDETAPSIGFDAATSSENETDATFTSANIPITVSNYSGTQIDIDVTATVGTAEAGDFTFTSPTALSFTADGTQNITFSINDDADTDPETIIFTITETSAVSGLIISQATHTVTIIDDEIPPLPIAGKVFITEIVDAASTAFEYLELFNNSSEAVSLYSSKLVRADATTNASQYVFDFGVDEQTADTDLIIPAYGFLIVARGGTRSGFNSDFGITLDASVNYNGGHSSNFFGTGRRWRLMTGGTANTDDGTLIDDTLIGLGTEQDYKNIFTNSYVVEGDVANATPGALEYLIYSGGAWVNSVALDGTTTAKDAYIYDDLVISANTEANDIGIADTKGIDVSAGNSLTINGNLTLAGSDSYLQGNGTVPSAGVVNSASVILKGTYTSGGTNQFFYFTETYHNNTTGLTDGWSLISSPTVGEKIDGNTGDGNFTVFNGLQEKDSQYGIAVYDNTQSDTDLRWDYFSTAEVNVATASATIDMASGKGYSVLPSATPTADQQKGNLGFKGSIATIDVGSEIKDSSPANGGVGNAFNAIGNPYPAFLPFNTTADATDNLLTVNTGVLDEETLWIWDKATTSYLTVNQTTTVGTDKNNNERTSLFIAPAQGFFVKAKSMMAPSDFNFTKAMQKHQATGIFNRTENTRPEIKLSLSKTGVTKNAFVYYYDGKTTGFDNGYDSSAFAGLGTSFGVHTQLVTANEGKKLAIQTLPKDNYEAMVIPVGVHAAANEEITFSANVLNLPSNIKVYLEDRELGTFTRLDAANSTYKVTLTANLSDIGRFYLHTTESTLSVKDVVLNTVSIFKTAASTIRMTGLPQGKTTFSLYSMLGKQVYTSSFETNGVKDATLPKLGTGVYFVKVQTETGKVSKKIILE
- a CDS encoding TrkH family potassium uptake protein; protein product: MGSLNTKIIYRFLGITAALNGLFMFIAFPFSVFNDEEAKWGILNAGIITVFIGLLLYFFNKPDSTNIQKKEGYLIVTLGWLTLSITGMLPYLLSGAIPSVTDAFFETISGYSTTGSSILTDIEAMPKGILFWRSATHWIGGMGIIVLTIAILPLLGIGGMQLFMAEAPGPSADKLHPRITDTAKRLYLIYVTLTFAQFFLLKIAGMTWFDAINHAMATVSTGGFSTKADSVAFYNGQPLIQYIIIAFMFIAGTNFVLTYFALKGKVRKVFESEEFKYYFFGIVTVTAIISVIIIFFQDPNLETILAHPEVLGKTESAFRHALFMVTSVVTTTGFVTADFTMWNFFATGIFFALFFTGGSAGSTSGGVKVVRHIVMLKNSFLEFKKALHPNAIIPVRYDGKTVSQTIVFNILSFFIIYMLIFIIASVILTLFGLDFMSALGAAASSLGNIGPAIGSVSPIDNFSHLSIAAKWFCSFLMLIGRLELFTVLILFTPFFWRKN